From Marinobacterium sp. LSUCC0821, a single genomic window includes:
- a CDS encoding M23 family metallopeptidase, which yields MNLTHLTKSLTLALTLSYSINTLALPSESRVPGGIAIIELDKVTSTQAPEATLNGQRVMVTQESGKWLAIVGIPLKAKIDEALTVKAAGKSYSFNISDNDYPEQRLTGIPSKYVEPDPKQVARWREESKVQNTAYKTWSEPNAPVLELAMPAQGPYSSAFGLKRFFNDQPRAPHSGLDIAAPDKSPIKVAAAGKVTAVGEYFFNGNTVIVDHGHGLSTMYCHMSRIDVKVGDQLELGEQIGLVGKTGRVTGPHLHWGVSLNNTRVDPLLFVKAQ from the coding sequence ATGAATCTTACTCATTTAACCAAGTCACTAACCCTAGCGTTAACACTTAGCTACAGCATTAACACCCTTGCCCTCCCCTCAGAGTCACGAGTACCGGGCGGCATTGCGATTATTGAACTGGATAAAGTGACTAGCACTCAAGCCCCGGAAGCCACGCTCAACGGCCAACGTGTCATGGTGACTCAAGAGAGTGGAAAATGGCTCGCCATCGTTGGTATCCCGCTTAAGGCCAAAATCGATGAAGCTCTGACTGTAAAAGCCGCAGGCAAAAGCTACAGCTTCAATATCAGTGATAACGACTATCCTGAACAGCGTTTGACTGGCATTCCTAGCAAGTATGTAGAGCCAGACCCTAAGCAGGTGGCACGCTGGCGCGAGGAGTCGAAGGTTCAAAATACCGCTTACAAAACTTGGAGCGAGCCCAATGCACCGGTACTTGAACTTGCCATGCCGGCACAGGGCCCCTACTCAAGCGCTTTTGGTCTGAAGCGCTTCTTCAATGACCAACCACGTGCGCCGCACTCTGGTTTGGATATTGCAGCACCCGACAAATCACCTATTAAGGTGGCAGCCGCAGGAAAAGTCACTGCAGTGGGCGAGTACTTCTTCAACGGCAATACTGTCATTGTCGATCACGGCCACGGTTTATCAACGATGTACTGTCACATGAGCCGAATTGATGTGAAGGTCGGCGACCAACTTGAGCTAGGTGAACAGATCGGCCTAGTTGGTAAAACTGGTCGAGTAACAGGCCCACACCTTCACTGGGGAGTCAGCCTAAACAACACACGCGTAGACCCATTACTGTTTGTTAAAGCGCAATAA
- the gndA gene encoding NADP-dependent phosphogluconate dehydrogenase — MSVEKSLAHLGFIGMGVMGKNLALNLADNGYNLAVFDLDSGKVNDAIAQDRAENPKGEPRIQGCSSYTELLAHTVSPRIIFVSVPAGDPVDHVCHKLIDAGISADDIVVDTGNSLWTDTRDREKNYAGSFIFFSTAVSGGEEGARFGPALMPSGDPYAWTRLRPVLESIAAKVDTATGLPIERREPGNPVKEGEPCAAYIGDSGSGHYVKMVHNGIEYADMQLICEVYHLMRHAMSMTPAEIAAVFRDWNSGPLHSYLIEISAEVLDEVDQETGLPLVDIILDKAGQKGTGLWTAVSSLQIGTPAPTITNAVFARALSTLKDVRLEASKLLPGPAGNGITASRAEMVEQLHDALYCAKICAYAQGFQLMQMAAKEHGWNLNFSSIAKIWRAGCIIRAVFLQPIADAFERNPNLHSLLMDPFFAEQVGQYQSNWRSVVAQAVLAGIPAGAISSALAYYDSYRTEVLPANLLQGQRDFFGAHTFERVDRQDGKYHVKWSEPGRPMVKV; from the coding sequence ATGTCTGTTGAAAAGTCATTAGCGCATTTAGGTTTTATCGGTATGGGTGTAATGGGTAAAAACCTAGCCCTAAACCTTGCTGATAACGGCTACAACCTTGCTGTATTCGATCTTGATAGTGGCAAGGTGAATGATGCGATTGCGCAGGATCGTGCAGAAAACCCTAAGGGTGAACCGCGCATTCAGGGCTGCTCCTCTTACACAGAACTTCTAGCGCATACCGTTTCTCCGCGAATTATCTTTGTCTCTGTGCCTGCGGGCGATCCTGTTGATCATGTCTGTCATAAGCTGATTGATGCCGGTATTAGTGCAGATGATATCGTGGTTGATACAGGTAACTCGCTTTGGACCGATACTCGCGATCGTGAGAAAAACTACGCCGGCAGCTTTATCTTCTTCTCGACTGCTGTCTCTGGTGGTGAAGAGGGTGCGCGCTTTGGTCCTGCGCTAATGCCATCAGGTGACCCCTATGCGTGGACGCGTCTGCGCCCTGTGCTTGAATCGATCGCAGCAAAAGTTGATACAGCGACAGGATTGCCGATTGAACGTCGCGAACCTGGAAATCCAGTTAAAGAGGGTGAGCCCTGTGCTGCCTATATTGGTGACTCAGGCTCTGGCCACTATGTGAAAATGGTTCACAATGGCATTGAGTACGCAGATATGCAGCTCATCTGTGAGGTGTACCATCTTATGCGTCACGCGATGTCGATGACGCCAGCTGAGATCGCTGCAGTCTTCAGAGATTGGAATAGCGGTCCTTTGCACTCCTACCTAATTGAAATAAGTGCAGAAGTGCTTGATGAAGTAGATCAAGAGACGGGTCTGCCGCTCGTTGATATTATTCTTGATAAGGCGGGTCAGAAGGGTACCGGGCTTTGGACTGCTGTAAGTAGTTTGCAGATTGGAACACCAGCACCGACCATAACTAACGCCGTATTCGCTCGTGCACTTTCGACTTTGAAAGATGTCCGTCTTGAGGCTTCTAAACTCCTTCCAGGGCCTGCTGGTAATGGCATTACGGCTAGCCGTGCCGAGATGGTAGAGCAACTTCACGACGCACTCTATTGCGCGAAAATTTGTGCCTATGCACAGGGTTTTCAGCTTATGCAGATGGCCGCCAAAGAGCATGGTTGGAATCTCAACTTCTCCTCTATCGCTAAGATTTGGCGTGCAGGCTGTATTATCCGTGCGGTCTTTTTGCAGCCGATTGCAGATGCTTTTGAGCGCAATCCAAATTTGCACAGCCTGCTTATGGATCCGTTCTTTGCTGAACAGGTTGGGCAGTATCAGTCTAACTGGCGCTCTGTAGTTGCGCAGGCAGTATTGGCGGGTATTCCTGCAGGCGCTATTAGCTCTGCACTTGCCTACTATGACTCTTACCGCACAGAGGTGTTGCCGGCAAATCTTCTGCAAGGGCAACGAGATTTCTTTGGTGCACACACTTTTGAGCGTGTAGATCGTCAGGATGGTAAATACCACGTTAAGTGGAGTGAGCCGGGTCGTCCGATGGTGAAGGTTTAA
- the guaA gene encoding glutamine-hydrolyzing GMP synthase: MSQDIHSQRILILDFGSQYTQLIARRVREIGVYSEIYAWDMDEAEIRAFNPKGIILAGGPESVTELDSPRAPQCVFEMGVPVLGICYGMQTMAEQLGGKVASSDEREFGYARVRLADSPSRLLEGIEDHIANNGVMSMDVWMSHGDKVVELPNGFSIIAATDSAPIAAMCDPSRNLYGVQFHPEVTHTKQGLRVLERFVREICGTEALWTAANIIKDMTERVQAQVGNKKVLLGLSGGVDSSVVAALLHKAIGDQLTCVFVDNGLLRKNEGDQVMKMFADNMGVRVIRADSEELFLGRLKDESDPEKKRKIIGNTFIEVFDEEASKLTDCTFLAQGTIYPDVIESAASKTGKAHVIKSHHNVGGLPEDMAFELVEPLRELFKDEVRKIGLELGLPYDMVYRHPFPGPGLGVRILGEIKKEYADILREADAIFIEELHKADWYHKTSQAFAVFLPVKSVGVVGDGRRYEWVIALRAVETIDFMTARWAHLPYELLETVSGRIINEIPQVSRVTYDVSSKPPATIEWE; the protein is encoded by the coding sequence ATGAGCCAAGATATTCATTCACAACGTATTTTGATTTTAGATTTCGGTTCTCAGTACACGCAGCTAATTGCTCGTCGTGTTCGTGAGATCGGTGTCTACTCTGAGATCTATGCATGGGATATGGATGAAGCGGAAATTCGCGCATTTAACCCTAAAGGTATCATCCTTGCGGGTGGTCCTGAGTCTGTGACTGAACTCGATTCACCACGTGCACCACAGTGTGTTTTTGAGATGGGTGTGCCGGTACTGGGTATCTGTTACGGCATGCAGACTATGGCAGAGCAGCTTGGTGGTAAGGTTGCTAGCTCAGATGAGCGTGAGTTTGGTTATGCACGTGTTCGTTTAGCGGATAGCCCAAGTCGTCTTCTTGAAGGTATTGAAGATCACATCGCCAATAACGGCGTGATGTCGATGGATGTTTGGATGAGCCACGGTGACAAGGTGGTTGAGTTGCCAAACGGCTTTAGCATCATCGCTGCAACAGACTCTGCTCCTATTGCTGCAATGTGTGATCCATCGCGTAACCTTTACGGCGTTCAGTTCCACCCAGAAGTGACTCATACTAAACAAGGTCTGCGTGTGCTTGAGCGTTTTGTGCGTGAAATTTGTGGTACTGAAGCACTTTGGACTGCTGCAAATATCATTAAAGATATGACTGAGCGTGTTCAGGCTCAGGTGGGTAATAAGAAGGTTCTTCTTGGTCTATCTGGCGGTGTTGACTCATCTGTTGTTGCAGCGCTTCTTCATAAAGCAATTGGCGATCAGTTGACATGTGTATTCGTTGATAACGGTCTGCTTCGTAAGAACGAAGGTGATCAGGTGATGAAGATGTTCGCAGATAACATGGGTGTTCGTGTTATCCGTGCTGACTCTGAAGAGCTATTCCTTGGTCGTCTTAAAGATGAGTCTGACCCAGAGAAAAAACGTAAGATTATCGGTAACACCTTCATTGAAGTATTTGATGAAGAGGCCTCTAAGCTAACGGACTGTACCTTCCTTGCACAGGGTACTATCTACCCAGACGTAATCGAATCTGCGGCATCTAAAACAGGTAAAGCACACGTTATCAAATCTCACCATAACGTAGGTGGTCTTCCTGAAGATATGGCTTTTGAATTGGTTGAGCCACTGCGTGAACTTTTCAAAGATGAAGTGCGTAAAATTGGTCTTGAGCTTGGGCTCCCATACGACATGGTTTACCGTCACCCATTCCCAGGCCCTGGTCTGGGTGTGCGTATCCTCGGCGAAATCAAGAAAGAGTACGCTGATATTCTGCGTGAAGCGGATGCAATCTTTATTGAAGAGCTTCACAAAGCGGATTGGTACCATAAAACAAGCCAGGCATTTGCTGTGTTCCTACCGGTTAAATCTGTAGGTGTAGTTGGTGATGGTCGTCGTTATGAGTGGGTTATCGCACTGCGTGCCGTTGAAACAATTGACTTCATGACCGCGCGTTGGGCTCACCTGCCGTACGAGTTACTTGAAACTGTATCTGGTCGAATCATAAACGAGATTCCACAGGTATCGCGTGTGACCTATGACGTATCAAGCAAACCACCTGCTACCATTGAGTGGGAATAA
- the guaB gene encoding IMP dehydrogenase, with protein MLRIVEDALTFDDVLLVPAYSEVLPNAVELKTRLTKGIELNIPLVSAAMDTVTESRLAIAMAQVGGIGIVHKNLTIEQQADNVRRVKKYESGIVSDPVTCSSSTTVREILALSREVGFSGFPVVDGGNLVGIVTSRDVRFEENLDTPVSEIMTPKDRLVTVRENESNQVIADLLRKHRIEKLLMVNDAYQLVGMVTVKDMNKAQKYPNAAKDSKGRLLVGAAVGTGADTEQRVEALVNAGVDLIVVDTAHGHSKGVIDRVRWVKETFPQVQVVGGNIATAEAAIALADAGADGVKVGIGPGSICTTRIVAGIGVPQISAVANVSAAMAERGVPLIADGGIRFSGDIAKAIAAGASACMVGSMLAGTDEAPGEVELYQGRAFKSYRGMGSLGAMSGSTGSSDRYFQDAKAGEDKLVPEGIEGRVPSKGPLAGVVHQLMGGLRASMGYTGSADIDTMRTKPKFVRITSAGINESHVHDVSITKEAPNYRLG; from the coding sequence ATGTTGCGGATAGTTGAAGACGCTTTGACGTTTGATGATGTATTGCTAGTTCCAGCGTATTCTGAGGTTTTGCCAAACGCGGTAGAGCTAAAGACGCGTCTTACTAAAGGTATCGAGCTGAATATTCCGCTTGTTTCTGCTGCGATGGATACAGTGACAGAGAGTCGTTTAGCAATCGCAATGGCGCAGGTGGGTGGTATCGGTATCGTCCACAAAAACCTCACTATTGAGCAGCAGGCTGACAACGTTCGTCGCGTTAAAAAATATGAATCGGGTATTGTTAGCGATCCAGTGACCTGCTCATCGTCAACTACTGTTCGTGAAATTCTTGCGCTGTCTCGTGAAGTTGGCTTCTCTGGCTTCCCAGTTGTCGATGGCGGAAACCTAGTGGGTATCGTGACTAGCCGTGATGTCCGTTTTGAAGAGAATTTAGATACGCCTGTATCTGAGATCATGACTCCTAAAGATCGCCTAGTGACTGTTCGTGAAAACGAATCAAACCAGGTTATTGCGGATCTACTTCGCAAACACCGTATCGAGAAACTCCTAATGGTTAACGATGCCTACCAGCTTGTGGGTATGGTGACCGTTAAAGATATGAACAAAGCTCAGAAATACCCTAACGCTGCTAAAGACTCTAAAGGTCGCCTACTAGTGGGTGCAGCGGTAGGTACCGGTGCTGATACTGAGCAGCGCGTCGAAGCTCTTGTAAATGCGGGTGTGGATCTGATTGTTGTCGATACAGCGCACGGTCACTCTAAGGGTGTAATTGATCGTGTGCGTTGGGTTAAAGAGACCTTCCCGCAGGTTCAGGTTGTTGGTGGTAACATCGCAACTGCTGAAGCGGCAATCGCTCTGGCTGATGCTGGCGCAGATGGCGTTAAAGTGGGTATCGGTCCTGGTTCTATCTGTACGACTCGTATCGTTGCCGGTATCGGTGTTCCGCAGATCAGTGCTGTAGCTAACGTTTCTGCAGCTATGGCAGAGCGTGGCGTGCCTCTAATTGCAGACGGTGGTATCCGCTTCTCTGGCGATATTGCGAAAGCGATCGCAGCGGGCGCATCTGCATGTATGGTGGGCTCTATGCTAGCGGGTACCGATGAAGCACCAGGTGAAGTTGAGCTTTATCAGGGTCGTGCATTCAAATCATACCGCGGTATGGGTTCACTGGGTGCGATGTCGGGTTCTACTGGCTCTTCAGACCGTTACTTCCAAGATGCTAAAGCGGGTGAAGATAAGTTGGTGCCAGAGGGTATCGAAGGTCGCGTACCAAGCAAGGGTCCTCTTGCAGGTGTTGTGCACCAGTTGATGGGCGGTCTGCGTGCATCAATGGGTTACACTGGTTCAGCTGATATCGATACTATGCGTACTAAACCTAAGTTTGTTCGCATCACATCTGCAGGTATCAACGAGAGCCACGTGCACGATGTAAGCATCACTAAAGAGGCGCCAAACTACCGTCTCGGTTAA
- the tadA gene encoding tRNA adenosine(34) deaminase TadA produces the protein MREALLLAQQAAAVGEVPVGAVVVYQNEIVGRGYNQPITTQDATAHAEIVAMREASRTLNNYRLVDATLYVTLEPCSMCSGAMIHARVGRVVYGATEPKAGVAESRDQFFSQPWLNHRAEVTAGVLADESSELLSNFFKMRREQKRQAKAALGESSAID, from the coding sequence ATGCGCGAAGCGCTGTTACTGGCTCAGCAAGCTGCGGCTGTTGGTGAGGTGCCAGTGGGTGCGGTGGTTGTCTATCAAAATGAGATTGTAGGTCGCGGGTATAATCAGCCTATTACGACTCAGGATGCAACCGCGCATGCAGAGATAGTGGCTATGCGAGAGGCGAGTCGTACGCTGAACAATTACCGGCTAGTGGATGCAACGTTATATGTCACCTTGGAGCCTTGCTCGATGTGCTCTGGTGCGATGATTCACGCACGTGTTGGTCGAGTTGTTTACGGTGCTACTGAGCCTAAGGCAGGGGTAGCGGAGAGTCGAGATCAATTCTTTTCTCAGCCTTGGTTAAATCATAGAGCAGAAGTAACCGCTGGTGTCTTAGCGGATGAATCCAGTGAGCTACTCAGTAACTTCTTTAAGATGCGCCGTGAGCAGAAGCGTCAAGCTAAAGCGGCTCTAGGTGAATCGAGCGCAATTGATTAA
- the mltF gene encoding membrane-bound lytic murein transglycosylase MltF, producing the protein MFILRAAPRLRPYIYIGGILFLAVWVVLSGINRKTVVQQVEKRDSLRVVTLATPLSMHQEDGENYGYEYQLTKEFAEFLGVKLKIVYAEDRTQLFQILASRNVDLAAAALHHHPARTIGKVSSIQIKATPGYRDSKTLVIYRKTQGLKPARKASDLTDSLVIALQDSAESLQLSGLKERANIKTDLFDEINHLDLMTLLQNREANYALVPEDLFLRVRSYHPELAIAFKIEEPLPAVWYFRDQPDKSLEQKLVQFFARPATKALISKLDKDSTPAKNPLNFIESHAFRTAIEERYEELAPYFKEAELESGLDDLLLAAVGYQESHWREDAKSHTGVRGIMMLTKVTAAEVGIDDRTDARESILGGARYLVKVEQKIPDRIPEPDRFWLAMAGYNIGFGHLEDARKLAQRAGLNPDKWSDVAKHLPRLEDKKVAAKTTYGEARGSEAVTYVSNIQHYLTAIDTYIKLNQLRSIHLEPL; encoded by the coding sequence ATGTTTATTCTCAGAGCAGCACCAAGATTACGACCATACATCTACATCGGCGGGATACTCTTCCTCGCTGTATGGGTAGTACTGTCTGGAATTAACCGAAAAACCGTCGTTCAACAGGTTGAGAAACGTGATTCGCTTCGTGTTGTAACACTTGCCACCCCACTCTCTATGCATCAAGAGGATGGAGAAAATTATGGCTACGAATATCAGCTAACAAAGGAGTTTGCCGAGTTCTTAGGCGTTAAGTTGAAAATAGTCTATGCCGAAGATCGCACTCAACTTTTCCAAATCCTCGCATCACGAAACGTCGACCTTGCAGCTGCCGCTCTTCATCACCATCCAGCGCGAACTATAGGAAAAGTCAGCAGTATCCAAATTAAAGCAACACCCGGATATCGAGATAGCAAAACCCTGGTTATCTACCGCAAAACCCAAGGATTGAAACCTGCTCGCAAAGCCAGTGATCTAACAGATAGCTTAGTGATCGCCCTTCAGGATAGCGCTGAATCTTTACAGTTATCAGGCTTAAAAGAGAGGGCAAATATCAAAACAGATCTATTCGATGAGATCAATCATCTAGACCTCATGACACTACTGCAGAATCGTGAAGCGAATTACGCTCTAGTTCCAGAAGATCTCTTCTTGAGAGTTAGAAGTTACCACCCCGAACTCGCCATCGCCTTCAAGATAGAAGAGCCACTTCCTGCTGTCTGGTACTTCCGTGATCAGCCGGACAAGTCTCTCGAACAGAAACTTGTTCAATTTTTTGCAAGGCCGGCAACCAAGGCACTCATCAGCAAGCTTGATAAGGATTCAACCCCAGCCAAAAATCCACTCAATTTTATTGAGAGCCACGCGTTTAGAACCGCTATAGAAGAGCGTTATGAAGAACTTGCCCCCTACTTTAAAGAGGCTGAATTAGAGAGTGGACTTGATGACCTTCTACTCGCTGCTGTTGGATATCAAGAGTCCCATTGGCGGGAGGATGCAAAATCACATACCGGCGTTCGCGGGATCATGATGCTAACTAAAGTCACAGCAGCCGAAGTCGGAATTGATGATCGAACAGATGCTCGAGAAAGCATCTTAGGGGGCGCTCGCTACCTTGTTAAGGTCGAACAAAAAATTCCCGACAGGATACCTGAACCCGACCGTTTCTGGCTAGCCATGGCTGGATATAACATAGGATTTGGGCATCTTGAAGATGCCAGAAAGCTTGCCCAAAGAGCAGGACTAAATCCCGACAAATGGAGCGATGTCGCCAAACACCTACCGCGGTTAGAGGATAAAAAAGTAGCCGCCAAAACCACCTACGGCGAGGCGAGAGGTAGTGAAGCAGTCACCTATGTCAGCAACATCCAGCACTACCTAACTGCAATAGATACTTACATCAAACTTAATCAATTGCGCTCGATTCACCTAGAGCCGCTTTAG
- a CDS encoding NnrU family protein — translation MFLLVAGVVLWIVAHLFRRVAPNFRASLGWVGRAIVGIAVVISITMMTIGYSSAENTVFWGRSPALVGINNLLVLLAFYLMSVALVRSALAGKMRHLVFTAVKTWAIAHLLVNGDVASFVLFGGLFAWALISVIVINRTAKPEKPVVQFSWFKEIAAILLAVGAFGAVAWLHLQMGYPVFG, via the coding sequence ATGTTTTTGTTAGTTGCAGGTGTTGTGTTGTGGATTGTTGCTCACCTCTTTAGACGAGTAGCTCCTAATTTCCGTGCATCCCTAGGCTGGGTTGGACGTGCGATTGTAGGAATAGCCGTTGTGATCTCAATCACAATGATGACGATTGGCTACTCTTCAGCTGAAAATACGGTCTTTTGGGGTCGCTCGCCAGCGCTCGTAGGTATCAATAACCTGCTAGTGCTGCTTGCGTTCTATCTGATGTCGGTTGCGCTAGTGCGAAGTGCCTTAGCTGGAAAGATGCGCCATCTAGTTTTCACTGCGGTTAAAACCTGGGCGATTGCACACCTGTTGGTAAACGGCGATGTCGCCTCTTTCGTGCTCTTTGGTGGACTGTTTGCTTGGGCGCTGATCAGCGTAATAGTGATCAATCGCACGGCCAAACCTGAAAAGCCAGTTGTTCAATTCTCTTGGTTTAAAGAGATTGCCGCTATTCTCTTAGCTGTTGGGGCCTTTGGTGCTGTGGCATGGCTGCACCTTCAGATGGGCTACCCAGTCTTTGGTTGA
- the xseA gene encoding exodeoxyribonuclease VII large subunit: MNFSAPQRSNAIAVSELNRQVKSLLESSFLSIRVVGEISNLARPSSGHWYFTLKDQNAQVRCAMFRGNNLRVGFSPKEGDQVVITAKVSLFEGRGDYQLICSAMEQDGAGQLQLLFEQLKAKLQAEGLFAPERKQPIPKHPKAIGVVTSPTGAAVHDILSVLKRRYPGLPVRIYPTAVQGAEAAEQICRAIELAHRDNQVDVLIVGRGGGSLEDLWPFNEESVARAIANARLPIVSAVGHEVDYSIADLVADLRAPTPSAAAELLSQNGEEILAQLNRAERSLLQRIQWQLDRQLQAVRHLSQRLRHPGERLREQAQRLDQLEMRTTAAIKRQFRDERYETAQLIQRLLKANPSRRIQDNQDRVERICQQITRTANELIERKRLLLAKQVAQLDAISPLATLQRGYALVTTESGEVVRDSSQLTVDQNVKVQVKNGRFSATVIETEQSE, from the coding sequence ATGAACTTTTCGGCCCCACAACGCAGTAACGCAATCGCAGTTAGCGAACTCAACCGTCAGGTTAAATCTCTACTTGAGAGCTCATTCCTATCCATTCGAGTTGTCGGTGAAATTAGCAATCTAGCGCGCCCATCTTCCGGCCATTGGTACTTCACACTGAAAGACCAAAACGCCCAGGTGCGCTGCGCCATGTTTCGTGGCAACAATCTACGAGTAGGATTCAGTCCCAAAGAGGGTGACCAAGTCGTTATCACCGCTAAGGTGAGTCTTTTTGAAGGTCGTGGTGACTACCAACTCATCTGTAGCGCTATGGAGCAAGATGGCGCGGGCCAGTTGCAACTGCTGTTTGAGCAGTTAAAAGCTAAACTCCAAGCTGAGGGTCTATTTGCCCCAGAGCGCAAACAACCCATCCCAAAGCACCCTAAAGCTATTGGCGTAGTCACCTCTCCAACCGGGGCTGCCGTACATGACATTCTCTCCGTACTAAAACGCCGCTACCCAGGCCTTCCTGTTCGCATCTATCCAACAGCTGTCCAGGGTGCAGAAGCTGCAGAACAGATCTGCCGTGCTATTGAGCTGGCTCATCGTGACAATCAAGTGGATGTTCTCATCGTAGGTCGCGGGGGCGGTTCGCTCGAGGATCTTTGGCCATTCAACGAAGAGAGTGTTGCACGCGCAATTGCTAACGCTAGGTTGCCGATCGTTTCAGCAGTTGGACATGAGGTGGACTACTCGATTGCCGACCTAGTCGCTGATCTACGTGCACCCACCCCCTCTGCAGCAGCAGAGCTGTTAAGCCAAAATGGAGAAGAGATCCTCGCTCAACTCAATCGCGCCGAACGCTCACTACTACAACGCATTCAATGGCAGTTAGATCGCCAGCTACAAGCAGTAAGACATCTGAGTCAGCGCTTGCGTCACCCAGGTGAACGCTTAAGAGAGCAAGCTCAGCGACTCGATCAATTAGAGATGCGAACGACTGCAGCTATCAAAAGGCAATTTCGCGATGAACGATATGAGACAGCGCAATTAATCCAGAGACTCCTCAAAGCCAACCCTTCACGGCGAATTCAGGATAACCAGGATAGAGTGGAACGGATTTGTCAGCAGATCACCCGCACAGCTAACGAGCTGATAGAGCGCAAACGTCTGCTACTGGCTAAACAGGTAGCACAATTGGATGCCATAAGCCCCCTAGCAACCTTGCAGCGCGGCTATGCCCTAGTGACAACTGAGTCCGGTGAAGTTGTCAGAGATAGCAGCCAATTAACGGTGGACCAAAACGTCAAAGTACAAGTTAAAAACGGTCGTTTCAGTGCGACCGTGATTGAAACGGAGCAGTCCGAATGA